Within the Fusarium keratoplasticum isolate Fu6.1 chromosome 1, whole genome shotgun sequence genome, the region GTCCAAGAGCAAACGTCGTGCGTTTTGCCGGGAAGCGTCGCTATTTATTCGACCGCACAGACGAAACAAAACGAAACGTTCAGGTTTCCCGTGTGTCCAGAGGTGAGGTCCAGACCAGGGCCGTTGGTGGGTTAGGTAgggtggtggttgagatGGTAAACACggagggatgggatgggatagGACGAGATGGGCGTCTGTCTGTGATTGCTGATCCAGAGCACCTCAGGCGGTCTGGCGTTTTATTGCGATCCTGGCGCCGCGCGACGCGGTTGGAGGGGGTCTAGAGATGAGGGGAGGTATTGATAGCgcgagatggtggtggtaTGGAGGAGCGActcgaagagaagagagggagagagagggtgGTGTAAGTGTAGGTGTAGGTGTTGTGTTGGTGtaggtggtgatggtcaaGGGTCCAACGCTCGAGCGTCGTGTTTGAAGGCTGAGGGGGAGGACACTTTAACCACGTAAGGGGGTCTCTTCTCTCACTCGAACGACGATCAAAGTTAGGCAGTGCGTATTCGGAAATGGTAATGTAGGTTGATTAGGTTGTCTTGTCTTATTCTTCTCTGTTCTTAGCCTCGCTCTTGCACGTCTCTCTCCTGGTTCTCGTCTCCTCTGCGGCTTGCTTACTCCTTTGCAGGTCGACCGATGTCTTCTCCGtccgtgatgatgatgatgttatCGCTCGCGGCTGCAAGAGGCCAGGTAGAGATACGCCTGTCTGTCACAGCTGCAAGATGAGATCTGGCTTCGGCTCTTGGCCCGCATGCCAAAAGGGCACCAGCGTCGTCCGTTTTATACTCGCCGCAGCTGGCTAAAAATACTAGCCATGCCTTGTCAAGTCATCTGTACGGCTCCCCGTCGTCTCCTGACCTGCCTGGTCCCAGATATTCCGGACCCAAGTGTGATGGACCTTGGAGGCGGTGGTCACTGGCCCCTCGCAGTGGTATTTCCGTTGGGGCCTGGAGTTGGTCCTGGAGCTGGAAAgttggcggtgatggtggcCGCGACTCTCTGCTCCCTCTGGCGGTTTACACGGGCTCCCATGAGACGGACGACTCCCAGGGAGGGTGTGGGTGAGAATGGATGTGTGTGTGGGTGGGCGCCAGGCTGAACGTGACTCGGGATTTAAgacaccaaggccaacctACTACTAGACTCTTGGGGCTCATCGGGAATTGCTACATGGAATCGTAACCCCTCCCTGAGCTTCCTCTGTCTCGTTCTCGGTCATGCGCTGGAAGCTTCCCCCATCCCTCTCCCATCTCCCTGGCCACGCGCCCCCAGGCGAAGACACTGCCACTCAGGACTCGTTGCAGAATCAAATCAAGGCGAACGGCTCTCAAGACTCTTGATCGGTGTAAGACTCAACTCTGTCAGCCTCTCCCACTTGATTCTGAAACTGGAGGGAGAGGCTGGGCGCCAGGCTACCTCTGCCTTTCTCCGTAGTTCTCATCATGGAGGGTGTCAGTCGAGGCTGTCCTTCATGTTAGTTCCCTACGGATAGCGTTGCGGTCCGCTCCTCGGGCTCGCATGGGAAGGTAGCTCGCTGGACCCCGTCCGTCCGCCGTCCGCTCCTCTCCCGCTCGGGCTACCCTTAttgtcatctccaacatgatgacgatgctgcCAGAGTTGACTGTTGCAAGTTGCTGCGCGTCGTTCGTTGCGCAACATGGCcagcatccatggatgggTCGGTCCCACGCCTATGAGAGACAGCCTTGAGCGTCTGAAACCACCAGCAACCGTCTCaggctctctctctccactCTTTTCCTGCAAGGCTCTCTCGCATCAGgaccaggctctggctctgaagCTTCCCCCCCTCTTTTAGGCCATATGCCTCCCTCTCTGTCATGCATGATCCATCCCGTCCCCTCCCGGTGGGTGTCATGGCCCGGGGGGGCTCTCGACGCTTGGTTGATGGACGGGCCGTGCAAGGGCCGTGCAAGAAACTCGGAGCCTACCCCAAGATAGCCCCGTTTAAAGCCGGCCAATCATATGACCCCGACGCACTACATGGCAAGGCTCCGGAATGGGTGGAATTCAGGGAAGGGACCACACCAACCCCAACCCATCGACTTCTCGGCCTAGTGCGGCCCTCCACTACCGCTACCGCCTCCAAGAACCAACTTCAAGTCTCGTCCCAAGCTTCACCCCCTTCTGTCCCTCTGTCGACTTCGCGCAAAACGCTCCGCCTGCCGCCTATTGCTTGTCGTCCATTGCTGCTGTCGCTTGATAACTCGCGTTGGGTCGCGCCCTTATCGGCCTTTTCGAGCGGTACGCGCGGTCGCCTGTAACCCCCCTTCCACTCAGCCCCCCAAGGACTCGTAGCCTTTCCATCATATCGCCGCCTTGCGCACACGGCTTCGTCAGCCAAAGGCTAGGTGTTGGGACCAGGTAGGCAGCCGTTTTGCCCATCCGTTCCGGATCGCCCGTATATCATGGACGTTTGTCGACTGACCATGACCAAAATACCACAGCTCCAAGGAAGTGGACCTTGGTCTCTGCAACTGTATCAACTGTTATCAGTCTAATACGAAGCCGCCGTTGTCGCGcgccttgcgcttctccCACCCTCCATCACGATCACGAACCTGAGCCCGAACCTGCGCCGCACGATCGACGTTGCCGTTCCGTACCCGCCCCGTCGCTATCGAGCCCGTCCCTTGCGAATCCGCCCCCCTGGTTCCCGGCGCCATGGCTTCTAATTCTTTCCGAGACTCCATCAACTCCCTCGGCTGGAGCCGTCGCGATGAACCCGTAAACACGTCCCAGCAGAGCGGtctgctctcttctctccagaGCCTCAACCCCTTCCAAGGCGGCCGTGGCTATGTGAGGCTCCCCACCACCGAGAGCGCCGGTGCGCCTCTGCCTGCGCCCAGTCGAcgcgaagaggaggaaggctGGTTTGTTCGTGAGTCAACCTGATGGCCCTCAACCCATCGCCCTCCGGCACCCCTGCAGCGGGACACGCGCATTGCATCTGAGCCATGCCTTAGATCATGCATGTGATGCGGATGACATGCCTCGTGGTTACAAGACACTAACCCGACTGGCAGTTAGTCGATGGGATCGGTTACTGATCTTTGGGGCTTGCAACCTTGCTGCCCTGGCATGCTTCTTTGTGTGCTTCACCTTTACTCTCTTCCCGCTGTTTAACCCCCGCAAGTTTGTCACCTTGTAAGTCGAGATGCTGTCTCTGTCCTGTCCAAACTGCACTTCCTTCGCcgcccccccccccccccccccccccccccctcttctcccctccccttgCCGATCACAGTCACGGGTTCTCGTATGGTGTGAGGCCAGCCCAATGCCGTGACTGTGATTGCCGATGTCATGATGTCGTAGAGTTGAGATAGGGGAATCTGAAAGTCCTTGTTGAAGCTGACTCGCAGTTGCACAGGTGGTCGGTTGGATCGCTGATGTTTTTGGCATCGTTTGCGGCAGTTATGGGACCTATGGCCTATGTCTATCATCTTCTCTCAACTCCCCGGTTGCCGTTTACTGCAGCCTACTTTGGTTCTATCATCCTGACACTTGTGTTTGCCTTGAAGGTGAGTGGGATGTTTGTCAGATGAGCTCCCTCGTATTTACTGACTATCTTTATCAGCTTCACAGCACCATCCTGACCCTCTTTTCGGCCATCATCCAGATCGCATGTCTTCTCTGGTATCTTATCAGCTACTTCCCCATGGGAGGTACTGGTCTTCGCCTGGCGGCCTCGTACGGTACAAGACAAGCGGCATCTTGGATGTCTGGTTAAGTGGTCTCACGGTGAGAGTATTATGCTTCTACCAGAGCAGTCTTTCTTGTTTACTCAAGCCACATAAAACTACTTGTAATGCTCTTATGAGAGTACCTGTCTTTCTGTATAATAGGTGTTTGCGTTGGGCTGTATCGAAAACGGGTGAAAATATTGTCAAGATAATGATGGTCAGAATATATTGTTTTGGGGTGTCTATCCCTTCGGTTCATGAGTTTTGGCTTTTGGGATGGTGTTTGTATCAAGTGCGAGAGCCGTTGCAGAATAGTCGTTCGCGTTCTCCAGTAGATGAGCCATATGTCACTTCTCTCAAACAAGCCAGTATGGGGAGTATGTGTCCTTTAATGTGGGTGAGAAACGTCATATTGTAGTTGTTGCCCTTTTTTCTGCTGGGTCTGTTCTAACATGATCTATTGGGAATGAGAGGGGAGATCTAGATCTGTTGGAGAGGAAGCAAGCACCTTTGATCGGATAGACAAATGAATCAGGCTTGAACCTCGCGTGTTTGTGCCTCTTTAGCGTTTAACCTGTGTGATGGTGAACAGACCACGTAAGCATGTGCAGTTTTTGATCAAAGAGAGGCGACAAATCTCGAGTTACTCAAACCCTCATGAATCATGTTTGCAAGTCTTCTTCGGCGTTTCACGCCAACTCCGATATCCGGGAATCTTCAACGCGATTCATCCCAAGTTCCTACAGCACATCCGGTCGCCTGGAGGATCTAGCCCCAAACAGGCAGTTTCTCAGGCTCGCGTCCAATGGGCGTCCACCGGCTGAGCGGCCTCGGCTTGCAAGGGCCCCGGCTATCTTGCATTGGATGGAAGTGATCGATggaataaaaaaaaatgcCCGTCATGGCTTTCTCGTTTGTCTTTCCCCTCTGGACCGGAACTGTTCTTCCCACCGAATGCAATGCACATGGCGGACTCGGGAACTGATGGGCGCTTCGGCTGTCAGTCCATCTTTAAATGCCGTCCCGTCCCGCTGCCTTGTGCGACGTCCCCAACGGGTAAAGGCAGGCTTTGTCTTGGGAGTCGCGATATGAAAGTGCCGAGGGATGTTCGGTCCAGTCATGCTGTCTGCAACAATTGCTGATGCTCAAGAGTCGTACTCTGTCGGACAAATTGTTTAACAGCTATCGGCCTACGGCATAATCTGCGGGATTGGATTTTCGGCCGTATCTGCCGTTGTGGTTATTGTCTCACTGCAAATGCATGTTGTGCCCTCTTTCCGGGGCACATGAGGAGGTGCATTTCACAACCCACGTCGACAACTTCCTGAGGATCCGGGATCGCTTTAAGACCATTTGCTTGGCGAGGTGACGACCCGGGGACAGTTACTCTGTTACCTAATGTTGAGCAGACATGGTCTTGTTCACCTGGAGAGTAAGGCAGATGGGTATCATGAACAACAGCTCTGTGCTCTGCTGGGCAGCAACATATCACATCACATGGATGGATACGACTCATCAAGGCTGGAGGAATGCGTCGACCTCCAAGGTCCTAACCTACCTGCCCGTCCAGGCTCTTCTCCCCGGGCAAGGACCAGGCCTCCTCGGAGAGATGATATGTTCCGCCGCCCTGGGAACCGTGCCTCCATGTGAATTTGATTGCTTGCACTGCACACACGAGCAGCCCCGGTCAGCGAGCAGCTGCCTGGGAGCCTAGGTTAGGTATCATCCATGGAGGTGTCTCGTCAACTTGCGGCCAGGCCATGACAGGGCCGTGACGCCTGCACACCATATCTGTACTGTAATGCTTCCCCCACGCGCGCGTGTGAATGGCCCAAGAACGCAGCCGGTCAATCAGGTCGAGCGTAATCACACAAGAACCGGCCGCACGACAAAGCAAAACCGCGCAAGGGTAACAGTGACATTGGATGGAATCTAGCAGGTCGGCATGCCCTGGGGCTGGCGGCCAGAGCCGATTTATATTCGCGCATCTCCACCCCATCACGGCCGTCCGGGGTCTCGGGTTTCCCATGACAGACGGGGTCCTCCAGGGGTGGAGTCCGCTACTGGTCGGTTCGGCGCTGGGTCATGACGAGCTGTAGGTGAATTGCCCTGAATCCCACTGGAGGACGCCTCCACTCCAGCAGCTGGGCGACCCCCGAGTCAGCGCCGCCCAAGGCCGCGGTGCTGTGCCCTCAGCGGCGGCAGCCGCAACAGACCAAGGTCGGGTCGCCGATTCAGTTCAGTGAATGACTTGCTTGACTTGGGCCGGGATCATGGGTTTCAACATTGACCATGTCTGGCCTCAGAGGAGTCACAAAAGAGCCTATAAAACATTCAAGGGGAAAGAAAAATGAGGcggaagagaaaaaaaaaagaagtgCTACTCTCGTCTGGGTCTTGCTCTGCCCGTATCCGCTCCTCGGCGTTCTGTGTAAGAGTTGAGTGGGAGAAAGAggtccccctcccccctccatccatccttccatccatccccatctcctgcgcctgcgcctgcgcctgcTCCAAGGATTCTCGCTCGGCGCGCCGGTACGGCAGGTACCTGCTCGATCAGTTAGTCGCGGTACAAGGCGCTGGTACCTCCCGCGGCGCCGTCGC harbors:
- a CDS encoding Protein transport protein SFT2, which produces MASNSFRDSINSLGWSRRDEPVNTSQQSGLLSSLQSLNPFQGGRGYVRLPTTESAGAPLPAPSRREEEEGWFVLSRWDRLLIFGACNLAALACFFVCFTFTLFPLFNPRKFVTLWSVGSLMFLASFAAVMGPMAYVYHLLSTPRLPFTAAYFGSIILTLVFALKLHSTILTLFSAIIQIACLLWYLISYFPMGGTGLRLAASYGTRQAASWMSG